The Vibrio tapetis subsp. tapetis genome segment ATTTATCAAGATCATGTCGTTATTCAAGAATACGCAGCACCAAAAGACGTGCCTGAAGAAAAGGCAAAAAGTCGCTTAACAGATGTTATCCGCGCAACTATTCAAGTGACTGGAGTCAACACCAATCACGTTGTTTTGAAAGTTCGTGAGAAAAAGAAAGGCAGTTCTCAATATCAAAAGTTGAGCCAAAACTCAGAATTTATGCAAGTAGAAGAATACGGTGTTCAACTGTTGGTTAACCTGCATGATTACTTAGATACGGGTTTATTCCTTGATCATAAGTTAACTCGTCGTAAAGTCGCGCAAATGGCGCAAGATAAAGACTTTTTGAATCTGTTTGCTTATACAGGTTCTGCTACAGTACATGCAGCTTGTGCCGGTGCTAAATCGACGACAACGGTTGATATGTCTAAAACCTACTTAGAATGGGCGAAAGAGAACTTAAACATTAATGGTCAATCGGGCAAACAACACCAGTTTATCCATGCTGACTGTCTGCAGTGGTTACAGCAAGCGGGTGGTCAATATGACTTAATCTTTATCGACCCGCCGACATTCTCAAACTCTAAGCGTATGGAACAATCTTTTGATATCCAGCGTGACCATATTCAGTTAATGAAAGACCTGAAACGTTTGTTGCGCCCAGAAGGGGTGATCATCTTCTCAAACAACAAACGTCACTTTAAGATGGATTTGGATCAAGTCGCTGAATTAGAGCTGCAGGCCGAAAACATCTCATCTAAGACGTTACCACTCGATTTTGCAAGGAATAAGCATATCCACAACTGTTGGATTTTGAAGCACAAAGCATAAGTTAAAGGATTACGGATTGATTACGCTTTACAGCACGCAAGGGTGCCATCTATGTGAGATGGCATTTGAATTGACTTGCCAGCTCGGAATCGACGGTCTTGTGAAGACCGTCGATATTGCTTTTGATGACGCATTGTTTTCTCGTTACGGCGTCACTATACCTGTGCTTCAATACGGCAGCGATGAGCTAGGTTGGCCCTTCACTTTACAAGAACTTCAAATTTGGTTAGGAAAACATGGCATTAATTACCATACATAATGGTCAACTCGCATTTGGTGACCACCCGTTATTAGATAAATCTGATTTTGCACTTCAAGAAAATGAGCGTGTTTGTCTTGTTGGCCGAAATGGCGCAGGTAAATCAACGCTGATGAAAGTCATTTCGGGCGAAATCATCATGGATGACGGCAAAATGCAGGTCACTCAAGATGTTGTTGTTTCTCGTCTAGAGCAAGATCCACCAAGAAACGAAGCAGGCACCGTATTTGATTATGTTTCCGGAGGACTTGCTGAAGTCGGCGAGCAGTTGCGGATCTACCACGATCTTCTTGATCTTATGGTTACAGACCCAAGCGATAAGAACATTAATCATTTAGCAAGAGTTCAAGAGCAACTCGAGCACGCCGGTGCATGGCGTTTTGAAGACCGCATTAAAAACGTAATGGCGTCTCTTAAATTAGATGGGAGCACACTGTTAACAGACCTTTCCGGTGGTTGGCAGCGTAAAGCGGCCTTAGCTCGCGCGTTGGTTTGTGATCCTGATGTCTTGTTACTGGATGAACCGACTAACCACTTAGATGTAACGACCATTGAATGGCTAGAGAACTTTTTGAAAGATTTCCGCGGTTCAATTATCTTCATTTCCCATGACCGTGCCTTTATTCAATCCATGGCGACTCGAATTGTCGACCTTGATCGTGGCCAATTGAGCAGCTTTCCTGGAAATTACGAAAATTACCTACTTGAAAAAGAAGAGATGCTTCGTGTTGAAGAAATGCAAAATGCCGAATTCGATAAGAAACTGGTGCAAGAAGAAGTGTGGATTCGTCAGGGCATCAAAGCCCGTCGTACTCGTAATGAAGGCCGTGTTAGAGCACTTAAAGCTCTGCGTAATGAACGTAGCGAGCGCCGAGAAGTGCAGGGTAAAGCGAACATTCAAATCGATACCTCTGCGCGTTCAGGTAAAATCGTATTTGAAGCTGAAAATATTTGCTTCCAGTTTGAAGGCAATAAAATTGTTGATGACTTTAGCTTTAACATCATGCGTGGCGATCGAATTGCACTGATTGGCCCAAATGGTTGTGGTAAGAGTACGTTACTTCAATTGCTATTAGGTAACCTTCAGCCAGATTCAGGCCGTTTACATTGCGGTACCAAACTTGAGGTCGCGTATTTTGACCAGTACCGTGAAAAGCTCGATCCTGAGAAAACCGTAATTGACAATTTAGCTGATGGTAAACAAGAAGTGACCGTTGGCGGCCGTGAGCGCCATGCTCTTAGCTATTTGCAAGATTTCTTGTTTGCACCTAAGCGAGCAAGAACGCCAGTTAAAGCGCTTTCTGGTGGTGAAAAGAACCGTCTATTACTGGCTAAAATCTTCCTTAAATCAAACAATCTATTGATTCTTGATGAGCCAACCAATGATCTAGACATAGAAACTTTGGAACTTTTAGAGGATTTGCTTGCCAACTATCAGGGTACTTTGCTTTTAGTGAGTCACGATCGTCAGTTTGTTGATAACACCGTGATGAGCAGCTGGATTTTTGAAGGTAATGGTAAAATCGAAGAGTTTGTTGGTGGCTATCACGATGCCCAGCAGCAACGCTCTCAAGTATTGCAAACACGAGCGCCTGAAAAACCAGCAAAAAGTAAAAAACAAGTTGAGGAAACTCCCAAAACTTCTCAGCCAGTTGTTAAGGCAAAGAAGTTATCGTATAAGCTACAACGAGAATTGGAATTGTTGCCTCAACGCCTAGAAGATCTAGAGCAAGAGATTGAAGATTTGCAGGGTCAAGTGAACGATCCTAGCTTCTTTAATAAATCTATCGACGAGACTCAAGCTGTATTGGATAAGTTATCCGCTACAGAACAGGAATTAGAAATTGCATTCGTACGCTGGGAAGAGCTGGATGCAATGTAATAGGACAAGATGTAATAATGAGTAGTAAAGCATTTAAACTGTCTACTTTAGCTGCCATGGTGATGGCAGCAACAAGCGCAAATGCTGCCCTCTATACGATAGAGACAGTTTCTGATGCTGATAACGAAAATTTCTCGACAGCGGTTCAAGAGCTAACGAGTGGCGTTGACTGCTTTAATGGAACGGACTGTTCGACTCAAACCTATAAAGTTGCATCTCGCGGCCGTTTGGGCGAGGCAGGACAGTTTATTAATCATGAGGTCGATCTACAGTTTGATAACCGCCTAAACATGGTTTTAGAAAGTGATATTCGCTATCAGTACCTAAAGTACTGTGAGTGGAACTACAAATACGAAACCTGTACCAACTGGGCTGATCGCTACACTTGGGGCAACGGTGGTTCTGGCGGTGCAAACAAGGTTATTAATTCTTGGGGCCAAACGTTCAATGCAGATAATAACAATACTAAAGGTTATGTCGATGGCATTCGTTTGGATATTCCTACCACGGTCGGTACGGCAAAAACGTCTACCATAACGGGTACTCAAGAGGTTGTGGTCAACTCTATTGCTGATAATGGTGATTTAATTGCGAATATCAGTAGTGGATATGTAGCGACTAACTCTGGCAATAGTGGTCGAAATTATAAAAGCCGAGCTATTGTATCTAAAAGTGGCGCGGTAACAGAGCTCCCTTCATTTTTGACTTCTGGTATTGGCGTTCTTCTAGCACCAACACGTGCGTTTGATGAATTCGAATATGGCGGTAAGAGCTATGCTGTTGGTTCGGCTGCAAGTGATGTATTTAACTCGCGTAGTTGTTCTAATACAACGAATCCGGAGGAGAGCTCATCTTGCCAAAATACCATTTATAATAGTAAAGCGTCGGTGTGGGACTTGAATACACCTGCACCGATTCAGGTAGCAAATTGGAATGGTTTTAGCGGTACAAGTCCGGGCAATTCTAATTCCATCAACTCTAGTATTCGTGGAGCCTCGATTGCTGCAGGCGGAACCTACGATGCTTTACCTGTATTAGCCGGTTACAACGCAACAAATGGCGATAGCCGGTCTATGTTGCAAGCTGCGGTTTTTTTGCCTAACACGACTGGTTTTACGGTTGCCGCCGATCAATGGACATCAAAAACAGTTGCTGGTACCGAGCTAAAAAGCGGCAGTGATTGGCTTTACAGTAATTCAACCGCTACAGACATCAACAATAAGCTAGTTGTTATTGGCACAAGCAAGCGTGGTAGCTTCGACTATATTCGTGGTAGCAGTAGTACAGGTAATACCGATATCCCAGTACAA includes the following:
- a CDS encoding glutaredoxin family protein; protein product: MITLYSTQGCHLCEMAFELTCQLGIDGLVKTVDIAFDDALFSRYGVTIPVLQYGSDELGWPFTLQELQIWLGKHGINYHT
- a CDS encoding ABC transporter ATP-binding protein; this encodes MALITIHNGQLAFGDHPLLDKSDFALQENERVCLVGRNGAGKSTLMKVISGEIIMDDGKMQVTQDVVVSRLEQDPPRNEAGTVFDYVSGGLAEVGEQLRIYHDLLDLMVTDPSDKNINHLARVQEQLEHAGAWRFEDRIKNVMASLKLDGSTLLTDLSGGWQRKAALARALVCDPDVLLLDEPTNHLDVTTIEWLENFLKDFRGSIIFISHDRAFIQSMATRIVDLDRGQLSSFPGNYENYLLEKEEMLRVEEMQNAEFDKKLVQEEVWIRQGIKARRTRNEGRVRALKALRNERSERREVQGKANIQIDTSARSGKIVFEAENICFQFEGNKIVDDFSFNIMRGDRIALIGPNGCGKSTLLQLLLGNLQPDSGRLHCGTKLEVAYFDQYREKLDPEKTVIDNLADGKQEVTVGGRERHALSYLQDFLFAPKRARTPVKALSGGEKNRLLLAKIFLKSNNLLILDEPTNDLDIETLELLEDLLANYQGTLLLVSHDRQFVDNTVMSSWIFEGNGKIEEFVGGYHDAQQQRSQVLQTRAPEKPAKSKKQVEETPKTSQPVVKAKKLSYKLQRELELLPQRLEDLEQEIEDLQGQVNDPSFFNKSIDETQAVLDKLSATEQELEIAFVRWEELDAM
- a CDS encoding DUF3466 family protein → MSSKAFKLSTLAAMVMAATSANAALYTIETVSDADNENFSTAVQELTSGVDCFNGTDCSTQTYKVASRGRLGEAGQFINHEVDLQFDNRLNMVLESDIRYQYLKYCEWNYKYETCTNWADRYTWGNGGSGGANKVINSWGQTFNADNNNTKGYVDGIRLDIPTTVGTAKTSTITGTQEVVVNSIADNGDLIANISSGYVATNSGNSGRNYKSRAIVSKSGAVTELPSFLTSGIGVLLAPTRAFDEFEYGGKSYAVGSAASDVFNSRSCSNTTNPEESSSCQNTIYNSKASVWDLNTPAPIQVANWNGFSGTSPGNSNSINSSIRGASIAAGGTYDALPVLAGYNATNGDSRSMLQAAVFLPNTTGFTVAADQWTSKTVAGTELKSGSDWLYSNSTATDINNKLVVIGTSKRGSFDYIRGSSSTGNTDIPVQNGSLNNRLWVADASTGSPTADYLSGGIFFDGSGGEMGAINNFNEVVGRVHAETSREVQGKVRRERGFILPYKATGIANNRSAIFNNQAWWLDDLTNDGSQSGTANKYRILDANDINDAGIIAATAVYCSIGYKTTSHNSECGVAEKKVAIKLTPIDGATSANIQVRSTDSNPVTRQGAGLGWLFLGVLTLFGFRRK